The genomic segment CAGCCGGTTTCAAAACCTATGCGCGGGAGATCAGCAGCCTGTCCGAGCGCAATCTGAAAGGGCATCTCGACCTCAAGGCACGCGGCACGGACAATGACCTGAAATGCGTGCTGAAAGGGGTGTCGCTCGATCTGCCGCGTAAGATGGCGGCCATCGAGGCAGCAAAGACACCGGATGCGCTCAAAGGCGCGCTGAACGACATGGCCTATCTGCTGGAAGACAATATCGAAGTGATCGTCACCCCGGCAACGGCGGATTCGGGGCTCGATTGCGTGATCGAATTCGGCAATTCGTAAGGCTTTTTTGCCACGAAAAACACGAAAAGTTTAAAAAGGCTACGCTCACTTTGTGCCCGAAGGGCGGTTGTTTATCTTAAGCACGCTCGGATGTTTGGCGCTGCGCGCCGCAGGCTCAGTCTGTAATTTTTTCCAGCTTTTCGTGTTTTTCGTGGCCCATTACTTCTTCAATACCGCAACCACATCTTTGGTGTTCAACAACTGCCCCAGCACCACCGGATCGGCACTGTTGCGTCCGTAATAGACATAGAGCGGCACGCCGGAACGCCCGTTCTGGCTGAGGTACTGCGAAATGGCTGCGTCCTGATTGGTCCAGTCGCCGACCATGTACACCGTGCCACTCGATTTCACGGCCTCACGGAAGGTCTGCGTCTCAAACACCAGCCGTTCATTCACCTTGCACGTCACACACCACGCAGCGGTCAGATTGACCAGAACCGGCATATTCTGCGCGCGCAGTTCGGCGATGCGGGCGGTCGAAAAGGCTTCGTGATCGACGGCCACCCGCACCGGCGTATCGGGCTTCTGCACGGCGGCGGTGGCCGCGACGGCCAGCGCCATGACGATGAACACAGGCCGTAAAATACGTGGGCCCTTCGGCCACCACAGGCCGACCGTCAGGAGCGCGCAGGCCAGCCCCAGCGCGAACAGGCCAAGGCCCGACACCTGCTGCGCAAAGACCCAGCCCATCCACAGGGCGGCGGCGTACATGGGAATGGCCAGAATATGCCGCAAGCGGTCCATCCATGGGCCGGGCCGCGGCATACGGTTGGCCACCGCCGGGACGTAGGTGATCAGGAAGGTGAGGGCGACGACCGGCAGGGCAAAGCCCAGCCCCAGCGCGAGGAAGATAGCAAAGCTAACCAGCCCCCCCTGCGCCAGGGCCACGCCGATGGCGGTCGCCATAAAGGGAGCCGTGCACGGGGCGGCGACCACAACCGCCAGCACGCCGGTCAGCAGCGCCGTCACATCGGGATTAGCGACCGACAAACGCCCTCCGGCCAGCGATTGAAGACCCGAACCAACCTCGAACAGGCCCGACATGTTGAGCGCCACGGCCAGCAGCAGCAGCGAGAGACCCGAGGTCACCCACGGTGATTGCAACTGGAAGCCCCAGCCGAGCGCCGAACCGAGCCAGCTCAGCAACCCGCCGAGAGCCGCAAAGGTGAGCAAAACGCCAAGGCCGTAGAACAGCGACTCACGACGACCGGCGGCACCTTCGTGCCCGGCTCTGGCCAGAGCCAGCAGTTTCATCGACATTACCGGGAAGACACACGGCATCAGGTTGAGGATCAGGCCGCCCACGAAGGCCAGACTCATTGCTGCGACCACCCCCATCAGGTTGATCGCGGGGCGGGCCTGCGGCGGTGCACCTAAGCCCCTGGCAGCGGCGGGCGGCGTGCCTTCCGTGGCGCTGATCTGATAGGACCGGCCGGACGTGAAGCGGATCACTGCCTCAAACGGCGCTTCGGGCGTGGCCTTGGTTTTCAGAGAGACCGTAAAGCCCTGCGGCCCCAGTTCGATTGCCTGTTTGGCCGACGGGTCGATCACGCCACCGCTCAGCGGAAACAGATAGGCCCCGCCAGGATGGGCAAAATCGTTAGCGGTGCTGGCATCGCTCGGTGACAACAGGCCGAGCGTCAGCGTATCGCCGGACACCGCATAGGTCGCCTGTGCCTGTACCTTTTGCGGCAAGGCGGCGCGGGCGGCGCTGAAATCGGTGACCGGCTCAGGTTTTGGCGTCACCTTGAGATCGAGCGTCAGACCAACCGTCTCCGGCACGCAGACCTTTTCGCAGACCAGAAAATCGACCTGCGCGCGGATGGGCAGCACGCCATCTTTCAGCACCGAACCGTTGGTGAGCTTGGCCAGCAGCGCGGTTTCGCCGCTATAGCCGAAATTGGTCAGCCCCATATAGGGCTGCACTTCCGGGGTCGGGAAGACCAGTTCCGATACGGTGACGCCGGTGGGCAGGGTCCATGTGACCTTTGGTGCCAGACCTGTATCACCGGGGTTTTGCCAGTAGGTATGCCAGCCCTTGAGCGGCGTGTGCCGGATGGCCAGCCACACCTGCCCGCCCGGCGTCACCGTCGTTTCAGCGATCAGTTCGGTGGTCAGGTGCGCCGTCTTGACCGGCGCGGCCTGAACGGCGGAACCCAGCGCGACGAAGGCAAAAACGAAGGCAAGAAATCGGAACACGCGGGCACCTGGGAGAATTGAACTCTGCCTATATACGACTGAACACCGTGGCTGGCTTGGGAAAATGTATAGATAATTTCCTTTCTGCCAACGGCGAAGAGGTATGATAGGAAGCCGTATGAGCAAGATATTAGTGATCGGTGCGACAAGCCTTGTGGGGCAGAGGCTGCGCGACATCGTGCCGCAGGCCACATTCACCACGCGCAAGCCGAAACAACCGAACGACCTGTTCCTCGACCTGATGCACCCGCAGGCCTTTGAGGGCGAGGGTTTTGCGCATGTGATCGTCACCTCGCCCCTCTGGCTGATCAGCGAGGCCGTGCTGGAGGTGTTATGGGCGCAGGGGATGAAACGGATCGTCGCTTTTTCCTCGACCTCGCGCTTCACAAAGACCTATTCGCCGCAGCCCGAGGAACGCCGCGTCGTCGAACTTTTGAGCGAGGCCGAGGCGCGTATCGAAGCCTTTTGCGCCACGCAAGATGTGGACTGGACGATCCTGCGGCCGACCCTGATCTATGATGAAGGCCGCGATCAGAACATCAGCCGTATCGCGGCGACCATCGACCGGCTGGGCGTCTTTCCGGTCTGCGGGCGGGCGTCAGGCCTGCGGCAGCCGGTCCATGCCCGCGATCTGGCCAAGGCGGCTGTGGGCGTGGTTTCGACCGACGCCACGGCCAACCGCGCCTATGACCTGTCGGGGGGCGAGACGCTCAGCTATTGCGAGATGGTGGCGCGGATTTTCGCCGCCAAAGGCCGCCCGGCGCGAATCCTCAGCCTGCCGGAGTGGGCGTGGCGGCTGGGGTTCGGGGTGCTGGGCGTTCTGCGGCCCGGTTCCGCGCTGAAAGGCAATGTCCATATGGCCTTGCGCATGAATACCGATCTGGTCTTCGATCACTCTGCCGCCACGCGCGATTTCGGCTATGGGCCGGGGATATTCAAGCCGCTATTCACCGCAGGTGAGGGCCCACGCGGGTCTTGAGCAAGGTGATCAGCTCCGGGTCCATATAGGCGTACTCATCCGGAATGTTGAGGCAAATGACCCTGGCCTTGCCAATGTGCTTTTTGAATCTTTGGCTCAACTTGTTACGATGCGCTTTTTCCATGACGAAGATGGTGTCCACACCCTCGAGATGCTCAGGCGTCAATGGCTCGGCGGCGTCATTGCCAAGTCCCGCCGATGACACTTCGAGATTGGGGTACTGTGAAAACACCTGCTCAGCCGTAGGGCTGCGCAGTTTATTGGCTGTACAAAGGAACAGGATGCGTTGCATGGCGTTTCACTTACGCAAGATCGCCTCAGCCGTCCAGACGGCCTGACTGAAGCAGGCCTGAAGCAGGTAGCCGCCGGTCGGGGCCTCCCAATCGAGCATTTCGCCGATGGCGTACACACCGGGCAGGGCCTTCAGTTCGTAATCCGCCGTCAGGGCGTCAAAGCGGATGCCGCCCGCGCTCGATATGGCGCGCGCCAGCCCCTGCGCCCCGGTCAGAGTCAGGGGCACGGCCTTAATCAGGGCCGGGGTGACCGGCTGATCGCCTTCGCGCAGGACGGCGATCTGTGCCGGGGTCAGGTTCAGAGTCTTGCGTAAGCGATTGCTCAGGCTGTCGTTTTTGGCCCCCCGCGACAGGCGGTTGTGGATCTGCGCCTCCGACCATTCGGGCTTGAGGTCAAGCGATGCCACCGCCGCGCCCTTGCGTTCGATGGCGTCGCGCAGGGCGGCCGCAAAGGCGTAGATCAGCCCGCCTTCGACCCCGTCGCGGGTCAGCATCAGCTCGCCCTTGCGTGTGCGGCCATCAAAGGTCAGGGCGACGTTCTTCAGCGGCTCACCGGCGAATTTGTCGCGGATCAGGGCGCTCCAGTCGACGCGAAAGCCCATATTGGCCGGGCGCAGGGGCGCGACG from the Asticcacaulis excentricus genome contains:
- a CDS encoding protein-disulfide reductase DsbD family protein yields the protein MFRFLAFVFAFVALGSAVQAAPVKTAHLTTELIAETTVTPGGQVWLAIRHTPLKGWHTYWQNPGDTGLAPKVTWTLPTGVTVSELVFPTPEVQPYMGLTNFGYSGETALLAKLTNGSVLKDGVLPIRAQVDFLVCEKVCVPETVGLTLDLKVTPKPEPVTDFSAARAALPQKVQAQATYAVSGDTLTLGLLSPSDASTANDFAHPGGAYLFPLSGGVIDPSAKQAIELGPQGFTVSLKTKATPEAPFEAVIRFTSGRSYQISATEGTPPAAARGLGAPPQARPAINLMGVVAAMSLAFVGGLILNLMPCVFPVMSMKLLALARAGHEGAAGRRESLFYGLGVLLTFAALGGLLSWLGSALGWGFQLQSPWVTSGLSLLLLAVALNMSGLFEVGSGLQSLAGGRLSVANPDVTALLTGVLAVVVAAPCTAPFMATAIGVALAQGGLVSFAIFLALGLGFALPVVALTFLITYVPAVANRMPRPGPWMDRLRHILAIPMYAAALWMGWVFAQQVSGLGLFALGLACALLTVGLWWPKGPRILRPVFIVMALAVAATAAVQKPDTPVRVAVDHEAFSTARIAELRAQNMPVLVNLTAAWCVTCKVNERLVFETQTFREAVKSSGTVYMVGDWTNQDAAISQYLSQNGRSGVPLYVYYGRNSADPVVLGQLLNTKDVVAVLKK
- a CDS encoding NAD(P)H-binding protein; protein product: MSKILVIGATSLVGQRLRDIVPQATFTTRKPKQPNDLFLDLMHPQAFEGEGFAHVIVTSPLWLISEAVLEVLWAQGMKRIVAFSSTSRFTKTYSPQPEERRVVELLSEAEARIEAFCATQDVDWTILRPTLIYDEGRDQNISRIAATIDRLGVFPVCGRASGLRQPVHARDLAKAAVGVVSTDATANRAYDLSGGETLSYCEMVARIFAAKGRPARILSLPEWAWRLGFGVLGVLRPGSALKGNVHMALRMNTDLVFDHSAATRDFGYGPGIFKPLFTAGEGPRGS
- a CDS encoding low molecular weight protein tyrosine phosphatase family protein, whose translation is MQRILFLCTANKLRSPTAEQVFSQYPNLEVSSAGLGNDAAEPLTPEHLEGVDTIFVMEKAHRNKLSQRFKKHIGKARVICLNIPDEYAYMDPELITLLKTRVGPHLR
- a CDS encoding TIGR03862 family flavoprotein; amino-acid sequence: MTTSPSIAVIGAGPSGLMLAERLSAAGLRVDIYDRMPSVARKFLMAGRGGLNLTHSEPLAAFIGRYGAQAAALKPAIEAFPPKALRDWADGLSADTFVGTSGRVFPKALKASPLLRQWLARLETQDVGFHLRHTWTGWDGSALTFEHQGQTVRVAADVTVLALGGASWPRLGSDGGWTRLLSDKGVPVAPLRPANMGFRVDWSALIRDKFAGEPLKNVALTFDGRTRKGELMLTRDGVEGGLIYAFAAALRDAIERKGAAVASLDLKPEWSEAQIHNRLSRGAKNDSLSNRLRKTLNLTPAQIAVLREGDQPVTPALIKAVPLTLTGAQGLARAISSAGGIRFDALTADYELKALPGVYAIGEMLDWEAPTGGYLLQACFSQAVWTAEAILRK